The Acidobacteriota bacterium genome contains a region encoding:
- a CDS encoding sigma-70 family RNA polymerase sigma factor, producing the protein MSSASIAQAFVGIGDNALVSAYLEGDEDAFEALVSRYQDKLVNYINTLIHDYDLSVDLAQEAFIRVYKNADRYEGKYQFSTWIYRIATNLAIDEIRRRERKGRFFIYNVMAAFQKEDREFPLPDNRQCPERSLGRRERLGKLQIAIDSLPEKYRLPFLLKEVQELSYEETSKVLKISLGTVKSRIHRAKMLLREKLTGVL; encoded by the coding sequence ATGAGCAGCGCTTCCATTGCCCAAGCTTTTGTCGGAATCGGCGATAATGCCTTGGTTTCGGCTTACCTGGAAGGCGACGAAGATGCCTTCGAGGCGCTTGTCAGCCGTTATCAAGACAAGTTGGTGAACTACATCAACACCCTCATCCACGATTACGACCTTTCTGTGGACTTGGCTCAAGAAGCTTTTATCCGAGTCTATAAAAACGCCGACCGCTACGAGGGCAAGTATCAGTTCTCGACCTGGATCTACCGCATCGCCACCAACCTGGCGATCGACGAGATCCGTCGCCGCGAACGCAAGGGCCGCTTCTTCATCTACAACGTGATGGCGGCCTTCCAGAAGGAAGACCGCGAATTCCCTCTGCCGGACAATCGCCAGTGTCCGGAACGGTCGCTGGGACGCCGCGAACGCTTGGGCAAGCTGCAAATCGCCATCGATTCCCTGCCTGAAAAATACAGGCTTCCCTTCCTCTTGAAAGAGGTACAGGAACTTTCCTACGAAGAAACGAGCAAGGTGCTCAAGATCTCGTTGGGAACCGTGAAGTCGCGCATCCATCGAGCCAAGATGCTGCTGCGCGAAAAGTTGACTGGTGTGCTATGA
- the polA gene encoding DNA polymerase I, with protein MAERIYLVDGMSQIYRAYHAIRNLTNKEGQPTNAVYGFTTMLRRLINEEEPAYLAVAMESRGPTVRHEQFEDYKANRPKMPDDLAPQIPYVEKICQALRVPVLSFERYEADDVIGTLARKGQEAGYQVVVVTIDKDMFQLVNASVQVLDPRNMTYLDSSKVAEKMGVQPAQVIDYLALVGDTSDNIPGAPGIGVKGAAKLIGEYGDLENLLSHADAVGRKSYRESLQNNREQIMQSRQLVTIHCDLDIPLDLDDLRREEPDNQKTFELFTELGFKSLVEDFVQPTKREDAECRELKSRQEIEDFLQALTDRTASLAVEYPEGDPEAEEWLGAALSLSDNEAVYLSSQTLREQGRQIEGLWDKPGAWVVHDLKQHHLFELRAKRPARPRQARDTMLMGYLLQPNQNDFSLASLAADYLGQVLKGGAELFDDPRQELADRAAVIRQLDRKLLPEIEEKGLSRLLEEIETPLVRVLAEMEVLGVKIDCRRLQSMSQEQGAEIEQLSGRIQELAGESFNINSPRQLGEVLFDKMGLPQPKKTRKARQYSTSVEVLEKLAEEHEIAGLVLEFREASKLKSTYLDALPSLVNPRTGRLHTSYNQMVAATGRLSSSNPNLQNIPIKSEQGRRVRRAFVAEEGYQILAADYSQIELRVMAHLSQDPVLLEAFQKGEDIHERTAREVFGMHAVMDPQRFRRHAKVINFGIMYGLSAFGLAQSLKIDRKEAQKFIDDYFARYSGVKEWIDQTLRQVRQHGYVTTMFGRIRQIPEIRSRNWNLRHFGERTAINAPIQGTAADLIKKAMVDIADELAERKMKSRMIMQVHDELVFEAAEDELEEINELVPRLMGGVAQLDVPLQVDQAAGTTWYDAK; from the coding sequence GTGGCTGAACGAATCTATCTCGTCGACGGCATGTCCCAGATCTACCGGGCCTACCACGCCATCCGCAACCTGACCAATAAGGAAGGCCAGCCCACCAATGCCGTCTATGGCTTCACCACCATGCTGCGGCGCCTCATCAACGAAGAGGAGCCCGCCTACCTGGCGGTGGCCATGGAGTCTCGTGGACCCACCGTCCGCCACGAGCAGTTCGAGGACTACAAGGCCAACCGTCCCAAGATGCCCGACGATCTGGCCCCCCAAATCCCCTATGTCGAGAAGATCTGCCAGGCCCTGCGGGTGCCGGTGCTCTCCTTCGAACGATACGAAGCCGACGACGTTATCGGAACCCTGGCCCGCAAAGGCCAGGAGGCCGGTTACCAGGTCGTTGTGGTGACCATCGACAAGGACATGTTTCAACTGGTCAACGCATCGGTGCAGGTTCTGGACCCGCGCAACATGACTTATCTCGACTCCTCCAAGGTGGCCGAGAAGATGGGAGTTCAGCCTGCCCAGGTCATCGATTACCTGGCTCTGGTGGGGGACACTTCGGACAACATCCCCGGCGCTCCCGGAATCGGCGTCAAGGGAGCCGCCAAGCTGATCGGCGAGTACGGCGACCTGGAAAATCTGCTCTCGCACGCCGACGCCGTGGGACGCAAGTCTTACCGCGAGAGCCTGCAGAACAACCGCGAGCAGATCATGCAGAGCCGCCAACTGGTGACCATCCATTGCGACCTTGACATCCCTCTCGATCTGGACGACCTGCGCCGGGAAGAGCCCGACAACCAGAAGACCTTCGAGCTCTTCACCGAATTGGGCTTCAAGAGCCTGGTGGAAGACTTCGTCCAGCCCACCAAGCGTGAAGACGCCGAGTGCCGGGAGTTGAAGAGCCGTCAGGAGATCGAGGACTTTCTGCAAGCGCTCACAGACCGCACGGCCTCCCTGGCGGTGGAGTATCCGGAAGGCGACCCTGAGGCCGAGGAATGGCTGGGCGCGGCACTTTCTCTCAGCGACAACGAGGCCGTCTATCTTTCATCTCAAACCCTGCGGGAGCAGGGCCGGCAGATCGAGGGACTGTGGGACAAGCCAGGCGCCTGGGTGGTTCACGATCTCAAGCAGCACCATCTTTTCGAGCTCAGGGCCAAGCGTCCGGCGCGTCCCCGGCAGGCTCGCGACACCATGCTCATGGGCTACCTGCTGCAACCCAATCAGAACGACTTTTCCTTGGCGTCGCTGGCCGCTGACTACCTGGGCCAGGTGCTCAAAGGAGGAGCCGAGCTTTTCGACGATCCGCGTCAAGAACTGGCCGATCGGGCGGCCGTCATCCGCCAGCTCGACCGCAAGCTGCTGCCCGAGATCGAGGAAAAAGGCCTGAGCAGGCTGTTGGAAGAGATCGAGACGCCCCTGGTGCGGGTCTTGGCGGAAATGGAAGTCCTGGGCGTCAAGATCGATTGCCGGCGCCTGCAAAGCATGTCGCAGGAGCAGGGCGCCGAGATCGAGCAGCTTTCCGGGCGCATTCAAGAATTAGCGGGAGAGTCCTTCAACATCAACTCGCCGCGCCAACTGGGAGAAGTGCTCTTCGACAAAATGGGTTTGCCCCAGCCCAAGAAAACCCGCAAGGCCAGACAGTACTCCACCAGCGTGGAAGTGCTGGAAAAACTGGCCGAGGAACATGAAATCGCCGGTTTGGTGTTGGAGTTCCGCGAGGCCAGCAAGCTCAAGAGCACCTATCTCGACGCTCTTCCCAGCCTGGTCAATCCGCGCACGGGACGCCTGCATACCTCCTACAACCAGATGGTGGCCGCCACCGGACGCCTCTCCTCCAGCAATCCCAACCTGCAGAACATTCCCATCAAGAGCGAGCAGGGCCGCCGGGTGCGCAGGGCCTTCGTGGCCGAGGAGGGCTATCAGATCCTGGCCGCCGACTATTCGCAAATCGAACTCAGGGTGATGGCCCACCTCTCGCAGGACCCCGTGCTGCTGGAGGCTTTTCAAAAGGGCGAGGACATCCACGAGCGCACGGCCCGCGAAGTCTTCGGAATGCACGCCGTCATGGACCCGCAGCGTTTTCGCCGTCACGCCAAGGTCATCAACTTCGGCATCATGTACGGGCTGAGCGCCTTCGGCTTGGCCCAGAGCCTGAAGATCGACCGCAAGGAGGCCCAGAAGTTCATCGACGACTACTTCGCCCGTTATTCGGGCGTCAAGGAATGGATCGACCAGACCCTGCGGCAGGTGCGCCAGCACGGATATGTCACCACCATGTTCGGCCGCATCCGCCAGATTCCCGAGATCCGCAGCCGCAACTGGAACCTGCGCCACTTCGGCGAACGAACCGCCATCAACGCGCCCATACAGGGTACAGCCGCCGACTTGATCAAGAAGGCCATGGTCGACATCGCCGACGAACTGGCGGAACGCAAGATGAAGAGCCGCATGATCATGCAGGTCCACGACGAGCTGGTATTCGAGGCCGCCGAGGATGAGCTCGAGGAAATAAACGAACTGGTGCCCCGGCTGATGGGCGGCGTGGCTCAGCTCGACGTTCCCTTGCAGGTCGATCAGGCCGCGGGAACCACCTGGTACGACGCCAAGTGA
- a CDS encoding UvrD-helicase domain-containing protein, whose amino-acid sequence MSHSKELFGSQRAGPPDDEQARHRIRTSLRESLVVEAAAGTGKTTVLVERIVAMLQKGQGRVERLAAVTFTRKAAGELKLRLRQQLDQARRGSQDDDERQRLEEAMSHLEEARIGTIHSFCAEILRERPVEARVDPAFEELSENEAPRLYEQAFRSWIERQLNDLPKGLRRALTRVSQWSSYAFTDSSPLDRLKSVGWQLIEWRDFPARWQQRPFDRRAEIEAVIEPVLEIARLSALSEYHNDYLRRALGPARDFATWYKRISKVRSPSLDDLEARLSNLARDLRRDKRVGRGFYADDVSRSQLIEARQALLESLEEMLKKADADLAACLHQELQGLVQQYEDAKRRAGKLDFVDLLIRVRDLLRRNQSVRRYFQQRFSHIFVDEFQDTDPLQAEIILLLAADDPSQTDWRKVRPRPGKLFLVGDPKQSIYRFRRADVLLYQEVCRRLQEQGAALLHLNKSFRSVAPLQRFVNASFAPEMNGDAESGQPRYVALGEHRPQPSEQPSLVALPVPTPYGQWGVTNRAIESALPDAVAAYVAWLVGESGWSVQDPQLDYQEVPVEARHVCILFRRFVSWGQDITRDYTQGLEARGIPHQLVGARSFHQREEVETLRAALSAVEWPEDELSVFATLKGSFFAIPDNLLLRFKLEVGRFHPFRSLPLDLDPVFQPIVEALQLLKRLHSERNRRPMVETVNELLEATRAHAGFALRPAGNQVLANVQRICDMARAFEMSGGLSFRGFVEQFTEAAEKADPIAEGPHLEEGAEGVKLMTVHAAKGLEFPVVILADMTAALSRGQPDKFVDLGKGLCATRLLGCSPWELLENEELERRRDQAEGIRIAYVAATRARDLLVVPAIGDEQYEGWLSPFNKALYPPSEKRREPLPAPGCPSFGEASVLARSQKHDGKEEFSVKPGLHKGEAGEQPVVWWDPRALDLGKDVDFGVRQATVLAKDGQGKASRQGLDRYRQWQQRRSRAIKDGAQPLHQVFTASEVEDAPEDSFEIAVEVLKAGQKQRPSGKRFGTLVHTVLRDVELQAGESAVERLVRLHGRVLGAQEEEMRAAVRSVLTALGHDLMKAARASERRFRELPVSFRDSRGRLLEGTIDLLFQEEGAWTVVDFKTDAEFKELSDRYRAQMGWYLQAVSRLTGQPVRGFLLGI is encoded by the coding sequence ATGTCGCACAGCAAAGAGCTATTCGGATCGCAGCGGGCCGGCCCCCCCGACGACGAGCAGGCCCGCCACCGCATCCGCACCTCGCTGCGGGAATCTCTGGTGGTGGAAGCCGCGGCGGGGACGGGCAAGACCACCGTCCTGGTGGAGCGCATCGTGGCCATGCTGCAAAAAGGCCAGGGGCGGGTGGAGAGGCTGGCGGCGGTGACCTTCACCCGCAAAGCGGCCGGCGAACTGAAGCTGCGCCTGCGCCAACAACTCGATCAGGCCCGGCGAGGCAGCCAGGACGACGACGAGCGGCAGCGTCTGGAAGAGGCCATGTCGCATCTGGAAGAAGCCCGCATCGGCACCATTCATTCCTTTTGCGCCGAGATCCTGCGCGAGCGGCCCGTAGAGGCTCGGGTCGACCCGGCCTTTGAAGAACTCTCCGAGAACGAGGCGCCGCGCCTCTACGAACAGGCGTTCCGCTCCTGGATCGAACGCCAGCTCAACGATTTGCCCAAGGGGCTGCGCAGGGCCCTTACCCGCGTCTCCCAGTGGTCCTCCTATGCCTTTACCGATTCCTCGCCCCTGGACCGCCTCAAGAGTGTGGGATGGCAATTGATCGAATGGCGCGACTTTCCCGCCCGATGGCAACAGCGCCCCTTCGACCGCCGGGCCGAGATCGAAGCGGTCATCGAGCCGGTCTTGGAAATCGCCAGGCTGAGCGCCCTTTCCGAGTACCACAACGATTACCTGCGCAGAGCTCTGGGACCGGCCCGCGACTTCGCCACCTGGTACAAGCGCATCAGCAAGGTGCGTTCTCCCTCCCTCGACGACCTGGAAGCCCGCCTCTCCAACCTGGCGCGCGACCTGCGCCGCGACAAGCGGGTAGGACGCGGCTTCTACGCCGACGACGTTTCCCGCTCCCAATTGATCGAGGCCCGCCAAGCCTTGCTGGAGAGTCTGGAAGAGATGCTGAAGAAGGCCGACGCCGACCTGGCCGCCTGCCTGCACCAGGAGCTTCAAGGACTGGTGCAGCAATACGAAGACGCCAAGCGGCGCGCCGGCAAGCTCGATTTCGTCGACTTGCTCATCCGGGTCCGCGACCTGCTGCGCCGGAACCAGTCGGTGCGCCGCTATTTTCAGCAGCGCTTTTCCCACATCTTCGTGGACGAGTTTCAGGACACCGACCCGCTGCAGGCCGAGATCATCCTGCTGCTGGCCGCCGACGATCCTTCCCAGACAGATTGGCGCAAGGTGCGTCCCCGCCCTGGCAAGTTGTTCCTGGTGGGCGATCCCAAGCAGTCCATCTACCGCTTCCGGCGCGCCGACGTGCTGCTTTACCAGGAAGTCTGCCGGCGCCTTCAGGAGCAGGGAGCGGCATTGCTGCACCTCAACAAGAGCTTCCGCTCGGTGGCACCCTTGCAGCGCTTCGTCAACGCCTCTTTTGCACCCGAGATGAACGGCGACGCCGAGAGCGGGCAGCCCCGTTACGTTGCCCTGGGAGAGCATCGTCCGCAACCCTCGGAGCAGCCTTCGCTGGTGGCTCTGCCCGTCCCCACTCCCTACGGACAGTGGGGCGTCACCAACCGGGCTATCGAGAGCGCTCTTCCCGACGCCGTGGCGGCCTACGTGGCGTGGCTGGTCGGCGAGAGCGGCTGGAGCGTGCAGGACCCTCAGCTCGATTACCAGGAAGTGCCGGTCGAGGCCCGCCACGTCTGCATCCTCTTCCGCCGCTTCGTCAGTTGGGGACAGGACATCACGCGCGACTACACTCAGGGATTGGAGGCCCGCGGCATCCCTCATCAACTGGTGGGGGCGCGTTCCTTCCACCAGAGAGAAGAGGTCGAGACCCTGCGGGCGGCTCTCAGCGCGGTGGAATGGCCCGAGGACGAGTTGTCGGTCTTCGCGACCCTGAAAGGCTCGTTTTTCGCCATTCCCGACAACCTGCTGCTGCGTTTCAAGCTCGAAGTGGGACGCTTTCATCCCTTCCGCTCGCTGCCGCTCGACCTTGATCCGGTCTTCCAACCCATCGTGGAGGCCCTGCAGTTGCTCAAGCGTCTGCACTCCGAGCGCAACCGCCGGCCCATGGTTGAAACCGTCAACGAGCTGCTGGAGGCCACCCGGGCCCATGCCGGCTTCGCCTTGCGCCCCGCCGGCAACCAGGTGCTGGCCAACGTCCAGCGGATCTGCGACATGGCCAGGGCTTTCGAAATGTCGGGAGGGCTTTCCTTCCGCGGTTTCGTAGAGCAGTTCACCGAGGCCGCGGAAAAGGCCGATCCCATCGCCGAAGGTCCTCACCTGGAGGAGGGAGCGGAGGGCGTCAAGCTGATGACGGTTCACGCCGCCAAGGGACTGGAGTTTCCGGTCGTTATTCTGGCCGACATGACGGCGGCCCTTTCGCGCGGCCAGCCCGACAAGTTCGTCGACCTCGGCAAAGGACTTTGCGCGACCCGCCTGCTGGGCTGTTCCCCCTGGGAGCTGCTTGAAAACGAGGAGCTGGAACGGCGTCGCGACCAGGCGGAAGGCATCCGCATCGCTTACGTAGCGGCCACCCGGGCCCGCGATCTGCTGGTGGTGCCCGCCATCGGAGACGAGCAGTACGAAGGATGGCTGAGTCCCTTCAACAAGGCCCTCTACCCGCCCTCCGAGAAACGCAGGGAACCCCTGCCGGCGCCGGGCTGCCCGTCCTTCGGAGAGGCCTCGGTGCTGGCCCGTTCCCAAAAGCATGACGGCAAGGAAGAGTTCTCGGTCAAGCCCGGCCTGCACAAGGGCGAGGCCGGAGAGCAGCCGGTCGTATGGTGGGATCCACGTGCCTTGGATCTGGGCAAGGACGTCGATTTCGGGGTGCGGCAAGCCACGGTGCTGGCCAAGGACGGGCAAGGAAAAGCCTCGCGCCAGGGCCTGGACCGCTATCGCCAATGGCAGCAGCGTCGCAGCCGCGCAATCAAGGACGGTGCACAACCTCTGCATCAGGTCTTCACGGCCAGCGAAGTCGAGGATGCCCCCGAGGATTCCTTTGAAATCGCGGTCGAGGTTCTGAAGGCCGGACAGAAGCAGCGCCCCTCGGGCAAACGCTTCGGGACACTGGTCCACACGGTGCTGCGGGACGTCGAGTTGCAGGCGGGAGAATCGGCGGTGGAGCGCCTGGTCCGCTTGCATGGCCGAGTGCTGGGCGCCCAGGAAGAGGAAATGCGCGCCGCCGTCCGCTCGGTGCTGACCGCCCTGGGACATGACCTCATGAAAGCCGCCCGCGCTTCCGAGCGGCGCTTTCGGGAACTGCCGGTGTCTTTCCGCGACTCTCGGGGACGCCTGCTTGAAGGCACCATCGACCTGCTCTTCCAAGAAGAAGGCGCCTGGACGGTGGTGGATTTCAAGACCGATGCCGAGTTCAAAGAACTTTCCGACAGATACCGGGCCCAGATGGGATGGTACCTGCAGGCTGTCTCACGACTCACCGGCCAGCCTGTGAGGGGATTCCTGTTGGGCATTTAA